Proteins found in one Allorhizobium pseudoryzae genomic segment:
- a CDS encoding DUF2442 domain-containing protein: MADISDAALAQAQERWQEERANRPIPASVRYETASGHIVIDFTNGSIFMVPARALEGLEDASDAALSEVELLGETGLHWESLDVDFRIAGLMNGIFGTSAFMETRSKATGLRLQKTPVPQYSVNDGGPKRSAK, translated from the coding sequence ATGGCTGATATCTCGGATGCAGCATTGGCACAGGCTCAGGAACGGTGGCAGGAAGAACGTGCCAACCGGCCAATCCCTGCTTCTGTTCGGTACGAGACGGCATCCGGTCACATCGTGATCGATTTTACCAATGGCTCGATCTTCATGGTACCAGCGCGTGCCCTGGAAGGTTTGGAAGACGCCTCCGATGCCGCCCTGTCCGAAGTCGAATTGCTGGGTGAAACAGGGCTTCACTGGGAAAGCCTCGATGTCGATTTCCGCATTGCCGGCCTGATGAACGGGATCTTCGGCACCTCCGCCTTCATGGAAACTCGCAGCAAAGCAACCGGCCTGCGCCTGCAGAAGACTCCCGTCCCTCAGTACAGCGTCAACGATGGCGGACCCAAAAGATCCGCAAAATAG
- a CDS encoding DUF4160 domain-containing protein, which produces MVTVLRLHGLRFVIYTADHEPPHVHVYGNGEARISILTSQVITQGGLSDRDVRLAARVVDDHRPLLLEIWRKYHG; this is translated from the coding sequence ATGGTCACGGTCCTGCGCCTGCATGGTCTGCGCTTTGTCATCTATACAGCGGATCACGAACCGCCACACGTCCACGTCTATGGGAATGGTGAAGCTAGGATTTCGATCCTGACCTCGCAGGTAATTACGCAAGGCGGATTGTCAGATCGGGATGTTCGATTGGCCGCTCGGGTCGTTGATGACCACCGCCCTCTGTTGCTGGAGATATGGAGGAAATATCATGGCTGA
- the mobB gene encoding molybdopterin-guanine dinucleotide biosynthesis protein B: MTQPPRVFGIAGWKNSGKTGLMVRLVTELTARGLKVSTIKHAHHDFDIDKVGADSYRHRQAGAHEVALVSGTRFAIMHELRGEPEPSFDDILARLAPCDLVLIEGYKREPVPKIEARRREASKTEALAPTDPHICAIAADHSVHGTDLPVFDLDDTKAIADFVLAKTGLDGCKPPS; this comes from the coding sequence ATGACACAGCCCCCGAGAGTGTTCGGCATTGCCGGCTGGAAGAATTCCGGCAAGACCGGCCTGATGGTCCGCCTCGTCACGGAGCTGACGGCCCGCGGCCTCAAGGTCTCGACCATCAAGCACGCCCACCACGATTTCGACATCGACAAGGTCGGCGCCGACAGCTATCGGCACCGGCAGGCGGGGGCACACGAAGTGGCGCTCGTCTCCGGCACGCGCTTTGCGATCATGCACGAACTGCGCGGTGAACCCGAGCCGAGCTTCGACGACATCCTCGCCCGCCTTGCCCCCTGCGACCTGGTGCTGATCGAAGGCTACAAACGCGAGCCGGTGCCCAAGATCGAAGCCCGCCGCCGCGAAGCGTCCAAGACCGAGGCGCTGGCCCCCACCGACCCGCACATCTGTGCGATCGCCGCCGATCACAGCGTCCACGGCACCGATCTTCCCGTCTTCGACCTCGACGACACAAAAGCCATCGCCGATTTCGTGCTGGCGAAGACGGGACTGGACGGCTGCAAACCTCCATCCTGA